In Thermococcus thioreducens, a genomic segment contains:
- a CDS encoding phosphoadenosine phosphosulfate reductase domain-containing protein: MGRPVFLGKAHVYWCEKCNVPLIGDSCAVHGKGGVFRLNITPPGDLRFAFEKDIEFIRSVFREHYGVDLGELFDGKIVLLNKTPGEDDSYEIILDGYVFGWIRFDPLELKWKPGLKVEGAIALWKRFGKSMRKWIIVDEGAIDPILGGSNLLPVGIVEAEQSIRRNDDVILVSESGEVIATGIAKKDYSALIARERGTGVKVRRQKSVNYREGRKATMEDVLRANSIELEKKVMEARRFMRKVATRYSDLPVAVAFSGGKDSLAVLGLALEEFGEDFTVFFNNTGIEFPETLEYVKELRRELEPKGIKFIVADAGDAFWRALHVFSPPGRDYRWCCKVTKLGPITMAIKENYPKGVLMFVGQRKYESIKRFKQPRIWKNPWVPNERGASPIFHWRALEVWLYIFSRNLKYNPLYADRLDRIGCFLCPSASLAEIYTLKEEKPELWARWENELKVWGKRFGMPDEWITYGFWRWKKLSKGEKAIARELGVDVPEERSWEPVRYSIEETDDSFVTRFNTVINLRRVREVAPILGEVEEGENYIRAGDVTFKPDGAYTGDSQEALQAYYLVKRAYECVGCGVCVGKCPENALSIDPKSRKIVVNGELCTHCRECMDVCPLLKIKNPSEGSQL; encoded by the coding sequence ATGGGAAGGCCGGTCTTCCTCGGTAAAGCACATGTTTACTGGTGCGAGAAGTGCAACGTCCCGCTCATCGGTGATAGCTGTGCCGTCCACGGAAAGGGGGGTGTATTCCGCCTCAACATCACACCTCCGGGCGACTTAAGGTTCGCCTTTGAGAAGGACATCGAGTTCATACGCTCGGTCTTCAGGGAGCACTACGGCGTTGACCTCGGCGAACTCTTTGATGGAAAAATCGTCCTCCTCAACAAGACGCCTGGAGAGGACGACTCCTACGAGATAATTCTCGACGGCTACGTCTTCGGCTGGATACGCTTCGACCCGCTGGAGCTGAAGTGGAAGCCAGGTTTAAAGGTTGAGGGTGCCATTGCCCTCTGGAAGCGCTTTGGAAAGTCCATGAGGAAGTGGATAATCGTCGATGAAGGGGCCATAGACCCGATTCTGGGCGGCTCCAACCTCCTGCCGGTTGGAATAGTTGAAGCAGAGCAGAGCATACGGAGAAACGACGACGTAATCCTCGTCTCTGAGAGCGGTGAGGTTATCGCTACCGGCATAGCGAAGAAGGACTACAGCGCGCTGATAGCCAGGGAGCGCGGAACCGGCGTCAAGGTGAGGCGGCAGAAGAGCGTAAACTACCGCGAGGGAAGGAAGGCCACGATGGAAGATGTGCTGAGGGCCAACTCCATCGAACTTGAGAAGAAGGTGATGGAAGCGAGGCGCTTCATGAGGAAAGTTGCCACCCGCTACTCCGACCTTCCGGTTGCGGTTGCCTTTTCGGGCGGCAAGGACAGCCTGGCCGTTCTCGGTCTCGCTCTTGAGGAGTTCGGCGAAGATTTTACCGTCTTCTTCAACAACACCGGCATAGAGTTCCCTGAAACGCTTGAATACGTCAAGGAGCTGAGGAGGGAGCTTGAGCCGAAGGGCATAAAGTTCATCGTTGCCGATGCCGGCGATGCGTTCTGGCGCGCCCTTCACGTCTTTTCCCCACCTGGTAGAGACTACCGCTGGTGCTGTAAGGTGACGAAGCTTGGCCCCATAACGATGGCGATAAAGGAGAACTACCCAAAAGGCGTTCTCATGTTCGTCGGCCAGAGGAAGTACGAGAGCATAAAACGCTTCAAGCAGCCCCGGATATGGAAGAACCCCTGGGTGCCGAACGAGAGGGGGGCATCGCCGATATTCCACTGGCGCGCGCTGGAGGTCTGGCTCTACATCTTCAGCAGGAACCTTAAGTACAACCCGCTCTACGCGGACAGGCTTGACAGAATAGGCTGCTTCCTCTGTCCGAGCGCTTCGCTTGCCGAAATCTACACCCTCAAAGAAGAGAAGCCTGAGCTGTGGGCCAGGTGGGAGAACGAGCTCAAGGTCTGGGGGAAGCGCTTTGGAATGCCCGACGAGTGGATAACCTACGGCTTCTGGCGCTGGAAGAAGCTGAGTAAGGGGGAGAAGGCGATAGCGAGGGAGCTGGGCGTGGATGTTCCGGAGGAACGCTCCTGGGAGCCAGTGAGGTACTCCATCGAGGAAACCGATGACAGCTTCGTAACCCGCTTCAACACCGTTATAAACCTGAGAAGGGTTAGGGAAGTTGCTCCAATCCTCGGGGAGGTTGAGGAGGGCGAAAACTACATAAGGGCGGGCGATGTTACATTTAAACCAGACGGGGCCTATACGGGTGACTCTCAGGAGGCCCTGCAGGCTTACTACCTCGTCAAGAGGGCCTACGAGTGCGTCGGCTGCGGCGTCTGCGTCGGCAAGTGTCCCGAGAATGCCCTCAGCATCGATCCGAAGAGCAGGAAAATCGTTGTGAACGGTGAGCTCTGCACCCACTGCAGGGAGTGTATGGACGTATGCCCGCTCCTAAAAATCAAAAACCCCTCGGAAGGAAGTCAGCTGTAA
- a CDS encoding SPFH domain-containing protein, translating into MAVFAGAALVILGVFLLIMLLLSVKVIRPYQKGLVERLGKFNRILEPGIHFIIPFMERVKVVDMREHVVDVPPQEVICKDNVVVTVDAVVYYQILDPIKVIYNVSNFLMAIIKLAQTNLRAIIGEMELDETLSGRDIINAKLREELDKITDRWGVKITRVEIQRIDPPKDIQDAMAKQMTAEREKRAMILIAEGKKEAAIKEAEGQKQAAILKAEGEKQRQILVAEGQAEAIRKVLEALSQADEKYLTLQYIEKMPELAKYGNLIVPYDTEALIGLLRILQKVKETPLPEPRPPKGDNPGNESASISPSEDELKKLKNMME; encoded by the coding sequence ATGGCAGTATTCGCTGGTGCCGCGCTGGTCATACTGGGTGTTTTTCTTTTGATAATGCTCCTGCTGAGCGTAAAGGTTATCCGCCCGTACCAGAAGGGCCTCGTTGAGAGGCTCGGAAAGTTCAACAGAATCCTGGAGCCGGGAATACACTTCATAATCCCCTTTATGGAGCGCGTCAAGGTCGTGGACATGCGCGAGCACGTCGTCGATGTGCCTCCCCAGGAGGTCATCTGTAAGGACAACGTGGTCGTCACCGTCGATGCCGTCGTTTACTACCAGATCCTCGACCCCATAAAGGTCATCTACAACGTCAGCAACTTCCTGATGGCCATAATCAAGCTCGCACAGACAAACCTCCGTGCCATCATAGGTGAGATGGAGCTCGACGAGACCCTCAGCGGAAGGGACATAATCAACGCCAAGCTGAGGGAGGAGCTCGACAAGATAACCGACCGCTGGGGCGTCAAGATTACGCGCGTCGAGATACAGCGCATAGACCCGCCCAAGGACATTCAGGACGCGATGGCCAAGCAGATGACGGCCGAGCGTGAAAAGAGGGCCATGATACTTATAGCCGAAGGTAAGAAGGAGGCCGCCATTAAGGAAGCGGAGGGACAGAAGCAAGCTGCCATACTCAAGGCGGAGGGTGAGAAGCAGAGGCAGATACTCGTGGCGGAGGGCCAGGCCGAGGCGATAAGGAAGGTTCTCGAAGCTCTGAGCCAGGCAGACGAGAAGTACCTCACGCTCCAGTACATCGAGAAGATGCCAGAGCTTGCAAAGTACGGCAACCTGATAGTGCCCTACGACACGGAAGCTCTCATCGGTCTGCTGAGGATACTCCAGAAGGTCAAGGAGACTCCCCTCCCGGAGCCCAGGCCCCCCAAGGGGGACAACCCAGGAAATGAGAGCGCATCGATCAGCCCCTCAGAGGACGAGCTGAAAAAGCTTAAGAACATGATGGAGTGA
- a CDS encoding NfeD family protein, whose amino-acid sequence MDILPISLLILGLLVIVLDMMVSAFITPIGVAMVVLGLLLGFGVNFTESFVLALVAAVVAYILVGRYIKRDVRDAGKGKYTFELKGKHGRVVEIGREHYIVELEGDRWIALAEGDEKLKIGETVEVVDVDGVKLIVRKA is encoded by the coding sequence ATGGATATCCTCCCAATTTCCCTTTTGATTCTTGGACTGCTCGTAATAGTCCTCGACATGATGGTATCCGCGTTCATAACCCCAATCGGAGTGGCAATGGTGGTCCTCGGTCTCCTGCTGGGCTTTGGCGTGAACTTCACCGAGAGCTTTGTCCTGGCCCTCGTAGCTGCGGTTGTGGCTTATATCCTCGTTGGCAGGTACATAAAGAGGGACGTCCGGGATGCCGGAAAGGGCAAGTACACCTTCGAGCTTAAGGGCAAGCACGGAAGGGTCGTCGAGATAGGCAGGGAGCACTACATAGTCGAGCTTGAGGGAGACAGATGGATAGCCCTGGCCGAGGGGGACGAAAAGCTGAAAATAGGCGAAACCGTCGAGGTCGTTGACGTTGACGGCGTCAAGCTCATCGTCCGGAAGGCCTGA
- a CDS encoding amidohydrolase family protein, which translates to MKALVGTLVDGEGVKENSAVLIEGSVIRDVVPVGRLGEYGIDEVYGGRGYIILPGLVNAHTHVAMAKFRGLGEDVPIEQWLNDVIWPAELEWTPEEIRRWALLGMAEALANGSTAINDHYFFADEIGEAARELGIRAFIGQTMMDLVEFPIAEPEEGFKFFKRWSGNDELVKPILAPHATNTVSLELMEEIGGFAHEKNALIHVHLSQSMAEVETVKRRYGLMPVEYLEMAGVLDDHLIGVHGIYLSEKEVPLYAKSGATLVHCSLSMAKLEGRIAPIIELAKNRTNIALGNDSPNPVGLMDPFEEMRFAAVLNKVWRRRTDVASAREVFRWATAGGARALKLKAGLIKPGYLADLVLINARKPQFLPGENLYSHIVYSTRGSDVELVMVNGEVVYRNGLFIMIGKTLEELWKEVRPSGR; encoded by the coding sequence ATGAAGGCACTTGTTGGAACCCTCGTGGACGGGGAGGGCGTTAAGGAGAACTCCGCGGTTTTAATAGAGGGGTCTGTAATCAGAGACGTTGTTCCGGTCGGGAGGTTGGGTGAGTACGGCATCGACGAGGTCTACGGGGGGAGGGGATATATCATCCTGCCAGGCCTTGTGAACGCGCACACCCACGTCGCGATGGCAAAGTTCCGGGGGCTCGGAGAGGACGTTCCTATCGAACAGTGGCTCAACGACGTCATCTGGCCGGCGGAGCTTGAGTGGACGCCGGAAGAGATTCGTCGCTGGGCCCTTCTCGGAATGGCGGAGGCCCTGGCAAACGGCTCGACGGCGATAAACGACCACTACTTCTTTGCGGACGAGATAGGGGAGGCGGCAAGGGAGCTCGGAATCAGAGCCTTTATAGGCCAGACTATGATGGATTTGGTGGAGTTTCCAATTGCTGAGCCAGAAGAGGGTTTTAAATTCTTTAAGCGCTGGAGCGGGAATGATGAGCTTGTAAAACCCATCCTCGCGCCCCACGCCACAAACACTGTCTCACTTGAGCTGATGGAGGAAATCGGCGGCTTTGCTCACGAGAAGAACGCGTTAATCCACGTCCACCTCTCCCAGAGCATGGCGGAGGTTGAGACGGTAAAGCGGCGCTACGGCCTAATGCCCGTGGAGTACCTTGAAATGGCCGGTGTCCTGGACGATCACCTGATCGGCGTCCACGGCATCTACCTGAGTGAAAAAGAGGTTCCCCTCTACGCGAAGAGCGGCGCCACGCTCGTCCACTGCTCGCTGAGCATGGCAAAGCTCGAAGGCAGGATAGCCCCGATAATCGAGCTGGCCAAGAACAGAACGAACATAGCCCTCGGCAACGACTCCCCGAACCCTGTTGGACTCATGGATCCCTTTGAGGAGATGCGCTTTGCTGCAGTTCTCAACAAGGTCTGGCGGAGAAGGACTGACGTTGCCAGTGCCAGGGAGGTCTTCCGCTGGGCGACCGCTGGCGGTGCCAGAGCTCTGAAGCTGAAGGCGGGCCTGATAAAACCTGGATATCTTGCTGACCTCGTGCTGATAAACGCAAGAAAGCCCCAGTTCCTTCCGGGGGAGAACCTGTATTCCCACATCGTCTACTCAACGAGGGGCAGTGACGTCGAGCTTGTGATGGTGAACGGGGAAGTGGTCTACAGAAACGGCCTGTTCATAATGATAGGGAAAACCCTGGAGGAGCTGTGGAAAGAGGTCAGGCCTTCCGGACGATGA
- the flaJ gene encoding archaellar assembly protein FlaJ — protein MPGEKAGILAQSGITMHEYFRKVLLPSLVGAMALFAAVLVLKRFVTLSNVITFALYAIPLLPLIYAVGYPYAKISNKRVQINSKIPYFATYFAVLSTSDVSRSELVWNLATEKILEPIASDMKKVYYLIAKLHRGMPEALRFLARRTPSKVFADFLDRLAYSLDSGVELRDYLLQEQKTVMDDYETFYEGTLYDLDVFKEVYSSLIISVVFMVTFIIIGPILTGQDIVSLSAFMFVLVLATEIGVLLVIKYRMPEDKIWADYAMTSERKARFIKAALISFAGSAVAAIVVVLVIRPRFNIPLLIQVAIILSPVMYLGKVLEKEEKAILIKDENFPAFMRSLSSSLAASGAALPLVLKYLSSHDFGVLTRDIRNLYRRVSMRIDNSKSWRYFTIDTGSWLIGIFSEIFNKSIKLGAEPDYVGMVISRNFERLIRLRRKRAQTVASFRGVIYGITGAFAFSVAAAFQVAVYMNQLFSNLTIQGDFLQNIIFVPSKSGLEVTNYILIVILITHCLLSALSIKFADGGHIGITVYYFVVLVWLAALGQYIGTVVMGKMMTFSSLSGVLMGTLGVMP, from the coding sequence ATGCCGGGGGAGAAGGCTGGGATACTGGCGCAGTCTGGCATCACGATGCACGAATACTTCAGGAAAGTGCTCCTGCCCAGCCTGGTTGGTGCCATGGCACTCTTCGCCGCGGTCTTAGTGCTCAAGAGGTTTGTTACCCTCTCAAACGTGATAACCTTTGCTCTGTACGCGATTCCACTCCTGCCCCTAATCTACGCTGTGGGATACCCGTACGCCAAGATAAGCAACAAGAGGGTTCAGATAAACTCGAAGATCCCGTACTTTGCCACGTACTTCGCGGTTCTCTCTACGAGCGACGTCAGCAGGAGCGAGCTGGTTTGGAACCTCGCCACGGAAAAGATACTCGAACCCATAGCCAGCGACATGAAGAAGGTGTACTACCTCATCGCCAAGCTCCACAGGGGGATGCCCGAGGCCCTGAGGTTCCTGGCCAGGAGGACGCCCAGCAAGGTCTTTGCGGACTTTCTGGACAGGCTCGCCTATTCCCTCGACAGCGGTGTTGAGCTCAGGGACTACCTCCTTCAGGAGCAGAAAACGGTTATGGACGACTACGAGACCTTCTATGAGGGAACCCTCTACGACTTGGACGTCTTTAAAGAGGTGTACTCCTCCCTGATAATCTCCGTGGTCTTCATGGTGACTTTCATAATCATCGGCCCAATACTGACCGGGCAGGACATCGTCAGTCTGAGCGCTTTCATGTTCGTTCTCGTCCTTGCCACTGAAATAGGAGTGCTGCTTGTTATAAAGTACAGGATGCCGGAGGACAAGATATGGGCCGACTACGCCATGACCTCCGAGAGGAAGGCCAGGTTCATTAAAGCCGCCCTGATATCCTTCGCAGGAAGTGCCGTCGCGGCTATCGTCGTTGTTCTCGTTATACGGCCGAGATTCAACATTCCTCTCCTTATTCAGGTGGCCATAATACTCTCCCCGGTCATGTACCTTGGCAAGGTTCTGGAGAAGGAGGAAAAGGCCATTCTGATAAAGGACGAGAACTTTCCGGCATTCATGAGGAGCCTCAGCTCGTCTTTGGCCGCGAGCGGCGCTGCACTCCCCCTCGTGCTCAAGTATCTCAGCTCCCACGACTTCGGGGTCCTCACAAGGGATATACGGAACCTCTACCGCAGGGTCTCCATGAGAATAGACAACAGCAAGTCCTGGCGCTACTTTACGATAGACACCGGGAGCTGGCTGATAGGTATCTTCTCTGAGATATTCAACAAGAGCATAAAGCTCGGTGCCGAGCCGGATTATGTTGGGATGGTCATCTCAAGGAACTTTGAGCGCCTGATAAGGCTCAGGAGAAAGCGTGCACAGACAGTTGCCAGCTTCAGGGGGGTTATTTATGGAATAACCGGTGCTTTTGCCTTCTCTGTTGCGGCAGCCTTCCAGGTTGCGGTTTACATGAACCAGCTCTTTTCGAACCTGACCATTCAGGGGGACTTCCTCCAGAATATAATATTCGTTCCCTCGAAGAGCGGTCTTGAGGTGACGAACTACATCCTGATTGTAATACTGATAACCCACTGCCTCCTTTCCGCGCTCTCTATAAAGTTTGCGGACGGGGGCCATATCGGGATTACTGTCTACTACTTCGTTGTCCTCGTGTGGCTGGCAGCGCTTGGCCAGTACATAGGAACCGTTGTGATGGGCAAGATGATGACCTTTTCCTCCCTTTCGGGGGTTTTGATGGGCACCCTGGGGGTGATGCCATGA
- a CDS encoding type II/IV secretion system ATPase subunit, whose protein sequence is MPVGKNVSDSIEAAMARNPHLRAYIDRFVKKTGKFPEFYPQLSRDMKDIKYPNIIYPVGDPIFIHIYGDINTERRYIVVEPRITGPEEEKKYDILKDKILELAPEKRIPEDSEEFERFLDDLMDEALSRIGRGLFSRKRVSFTAEEVAKFRYLLKRDIVGIGPLEPLMRDPYIEDIHIIGANYVSLIHKIFDAMETNITFGDNLRLADYFKNLSERMGRPVSDKNPIVDGTLPDGSRINIIYSPDVSIQGPSATIRKFSATPLSVVQLVKWNTFSAEVAAYLWLALEYGMSIFVCGETASGKTTTLNSIIPFIKPDAKIYTAEDTPEVVVPHKNWQRLTTRERGPEESRVTLFDLLKAALRSRPNYIVVGEIRGAEGAIAFQAMQTGHPVMATFHAGDIRKMIQRFTGAPINIPVTFIDNLNIALFQQAVYVRGRFLRRVLSVVEIEGYYEELGGVATRNVFEWDSVTDRHIFRGMNNSYILERKIAEVAGYEDPKEIYNELFLRARIIKRMAELGITDYHAVHREIKAFYEKGIEGLSFRL, encoded by the coding sequence ATGCCTGTTGGGAAGAACGTCAGCGACAGCATCGAAGCTGCAATGGCCCGGAATCCTCATTTGAGGGCATACATAGACCGGTTCGTCAAAAAGACGGGCAAGTTTCCAGAATTCTATCCCCAGCTCAGCAGGGACATGAAGGACATAAAGTATCCAAACATAATCTACCCCGTTGGAGACCCGATATTTATCCACATCTACGGCGATATAAACACCGAAAGGAGGTACATAGTTGTAGAGCCGAGGATAACCGGTCCGGAGGAAGAGAAGAAGTACGACATCCTTAAGGACAAGATACTGGAGCTCGCGCCGGAGAAGAGAATTCCTGAGGACAGCGAAGAGTTCGAGCGCTTTCTGGATGACCTCATGGACGAGGCGCTTAGTAGGATTGGCAGAGGACTGTTCAGCCGCAAGAGGGTCTCGTTCACCGCGGAGGAGGTTGCAAAGTTCCGCTATCTCCTGAAGAGGGATATCGTTGGCATTGGACCTCTCGAACCTCTCATGCGCGACCCCTACATAGAGGATATCCACATAATAGGTGCCAACTACGTCTCACTCATCCACAAGATCTTCGATGCGATGGAGACCAACATAACCTTCGGCGACAACCTCCGATTGGCCGACTACTTCAAAAACCTCAGTGAGAGGATGGGGAGGCCGGTCAGCGACAAGAACCCCATAGTTGACGGAACTCTTCCCGATGGCTCCCGTATCAACATCATCTACTCACCTGACGTCAGCATCCAGGGTCCGAGCGCAACCATCCGTAAGTTCTCGGCGACTCCGCTGAGCGTCGTCCAGCTCGTCAAGTGGAACACATTCTCGGCGGAGGTGGCTGCCTACCTCTGGCTGGCCCTTGAGTACGGCATGAGCATCTTCGTCTGCGGTGAGACGGCGAGCGGAAAGACCACAACTCTCAACTCGATAATCCCGTTCATCAAACCAGACGCTAAAATCTACACCGCGGAGGACACGCCGGAGGTTGTGGTGCCCCACAAGAACTGGCAGAGGCTCACCACCAGGGAGCGCGGACCCGAGGAGAGTAGGGTTACGCTCTTCGACCTCCTCAAAGCGGCCCTGCGTTCGAGGCCAAACTACATCGTCGTCGGTGAGATCCGTGGAGCGGAGGGTGCCATAGCCTTCCAGGCCATGCAGACGGGACATCCTGTTATGGCAACGTTTCACGCCGGCGATATAAGAAAGATGATACAGCGCTTCACCGGTGCCCCCATAAACATCCCCGTCACTTTTATTGACAACCTCAATATAGCCCTCTTCCAGCAGGCCGTTTACGTCCGCGGCAGGTTCCTGAGGAGGGTTCTAAGCGTTGTTGAGATTGAGGGCTACTATGAGGAGCTCGGTGGCGTTGCAACGAGGAACGTCTTCGAGTGGGATTCAGTAACGGACAGGCACATCTTCCGTGGGATGAACAACTCGTACATCCTGGAGAGGAAGATAGCCGAAGTTGCGGGCTATGAGGATCCCAAGGAGATATACAACGAGCTCTTCCTGAGGGCGCGGATAATCAAGAGGATGGCGGAGCTCGGGATAACGGACTACCACGCCGTGCACCGCGAAATCAAGGCGTTCTACGAGAAGGGAATCGAGGGACTGAGCTTCAGGCTGTGA
- a CDS encoding ATPase domain-containing protein — protein MGSLLKIQIPNDELHRRLGGGIPAGSIVLIEGDRGTGKSIFSQRLLYGLLKNDHTGTYVSSQYTTPEFINQMESLGYSIIQELIKRRLMFVSLYPLLVGVSDRRKFLSRFVGEPRLWKSDVMIIDSLSALLPPELDMEEIRAFALHLKRLSSLGKVTIMTVNPSDIDPEFLKILEEASSLLIRLSVKVFGGDLKNSATIVKYNNAMGIFQKIIPFRVEPRVGFIVEIAAVV, from the coding sequence ATGGGGAGCCTCCTTAAAATCCAGATACCCAACGATGAGCTTCACAGGCGCCTTGGTGGGGGAATCCCTGCGGGGAGCATAGTCCTGATAGAGGGGGACAGGGGGACGGGTAAGTCTATATTCTCCCAGAGGCTCCTCTACGGCCTTTTGAAGAACGACCACACGGGAACCTACGTTTCCAGTCAGTACACCACCCCTGAATTCATAAACCAGATGGAGTCCCTCGGTTACAGCATAATTCAGGAGCTGATAAAAAGACGACTAATGTTCGTCTCCCTCTACCCCCTGCTTGTCGGGGTCTCCGACAGGAGAAAGTTCCTTTCAAGGTTTGTCGGCGAGCCCAGACTGTGGAAGAGCGATGTCATGATTATCGATTCCCTCTCGGCGCTCCTTCCTCCGGAGCTGGACATGGAGGAGATACGGGCGTTTGCACTGCACCTTAAGAGGCTGAGCTCCCTCGGGAAGGTCACTATAATGACCGTAAACCCCTCCGACATAGACCCGGAGTTCCTGAAAATCCTGGAGGAGGCGTCGAGCCTTCTCATCAGGCTCAGCGTGAAGGTCTTTGGGGGAGACCTGAAGAACTCGGCCACCATAGTGAAGTACAACAACGCGATGGGGATCTTCCAGAAGATAATACCCTTCAGGGTTGAGCCGAGGGTTGGATTCATAGTCGAGATCGCCGCGGTGGTGTGA
- a CDS encoding flagellar protein G, translated as MASSVVSELVLFIVSLLVAGMVAGGLYVVTQDISSGILVKGQDVATSLRTNFEIINDPENIPVSGSSYIFYVRNVGKDSFSFDSNSVIVMIDGAIIPPANLTFDPTGVLAPYDIGKIYVPTAFISSPGYHKITVVIETGKRKSLVFEVG; from the coding sequence ATGGCGAGTTCAGTGGTCTCGGAGCTTGTACTGTTCATCGTGTCACTGCTGGTAGCGGGCATGGTAGCTGGGGGTCTGTACGTGGTCACTCAGGATATTTCGAGCGGAATTCTTGTGAAGGGCCAGGACGTGGCGACCAGTCTGCGAACTAATTTTGAGATAATTAACGATCCCGAGAACATACCCGTTTCTGGTTCCTCGTACATCTTCTACGTCCGCAACGTCGGTAAGGACTCATTCTCCTTTGACTCCAACTCGGTTATCGTGATGATAGATGGTGCGATAATCCCCCCTGCTAACCTGACTTTTGACCCAACGGGGGTGCTCGCACCATATGATATCGGCAAAATCTATGTCCCGACCGCGTTCATCTCATCGCCCGGCTATCATAAGATCACCGTTGTCATAGAGACAGGAAAGAGAAAATCCCTCGTGTTCGAGGTGGGGTGA
- a CDS encoding FlaD/FlaE family flagellar protein produces MITETEIDERLRRLRGKVPNFLIDDLKDRLMKKRDILTPEQVDRIVDKVLRTYAGQIEKLSRLDSRVDEIGRYLEEIRNHLMNLSQTAQANPSMLEEAQYQPMGGTQAVDFGEIMGAGNSGGFSEGSLGSESPVAEEAQSPEPPSQNQAEVVPMEKEFELTRGFEIPPELKDVLVSPPRTKARLEHIPNDMVSTMMALKWLGFLIDRVGMQNLEEVLEFYYQIGWISEDVLNTLLRYAEGIRPHHREPDWRPDEKLTIQDHLVSLLFIERLRGVRITREVLDAIEREMRVIGRVLEDVYGV; encoded by the coding sequence ATGATTACCGAAACCGAGATTGATGAAAGGCTTAGGCGCCTCAGGGGGAAAGTTCCGAACTTCCTGATTGACGACCTCAAAGACCGTCTCATGAAGAAGCGCGACATACTGACCCCGGAGCAGGTTGACAGGATAGTTGACAAGGTACTCCGCACCTACGCAGGTCAGATCGAGAAGCTCTCCCGGCTCGACAGTCGTGTGGATGAGATTGGCAGGTACCTGGAGGAGATACGCAACCATCTGATGAACCTTTCCCAGACGGCTCAGGCTAATCCGTCCATGTTGGAGGAGGCACAGTATCAGCCAATGGGAGGGACCCAGGCTGTGGATTTCGGTGAAATCATGGGGGCCGGAAATAGCGGCGGTTTCAGTGAGGGGTCCCTCGGCAGTGAAAGTCCTGTGGCTGAAGAGGCGCAGTCCCCCGAGCCTCCTTCCCAAAACCAAGCGGAGGTAGTGCCCATGGAGAAGGAGTTTGAGCTTACCAGAGGATTTGAAATACCCCCTGAACTTAAGGATGTACTTGTCAGTCCACCACGCACCAAGGCAAGGCTCGAACACATCCCCAACGACATGGTCTCAACAATGATGGCACTGAAGTGGCTGGGCTTCCTCATAGACAGGGTGGGGATGCAGAACCTCGAAGAGGTGCTTGAGTTCTACTACCAGATCGGCTGGATCTCAGAGGATGTGCTGAACACCCTGCTCAGATACGCGGAGGGCATAAGGCCCCACCACAGGGAGCCGGACTGGAGGCCGGACGAGAAGCTCACGATACAGGATCATCTGGTTTCGCTGCTCTTCATCGAGAGGCTCAGGGGTGTCAGGATAACCCGGGAGGTGCTGGACGCGATAGAGAGGGAAATGAGGGTAATCGGAAGGGTGCTCGAAGACGTGTACGGCGTTTAG
- a CDS encoding flagella accessory protein C, which produces MSFSYLKNKFKKKKEGEDKPEDNREIIKLDELGQEAAEEAAQKRKEEEELLTQVMTRVNEIENDIPRIKVSIDTLKAQINELREEIDRLDKVIKDVMVLYEIVSQQINPFKDVDSANPLLGEIQELSEEIERLKAEIAQIKSDLRLLVIDGMDLDDLIYEAMSEGGA; this is translated from the coding sequence ATGTCGTTTTCGTACCTAAAGAACAAGTTCAAGAAGAAAAAGGAGGGGGAGGATAAGCCCGAGGACAACAGGGAGATAATTAAGCTTGATGAGCTGGGACAGGAAGCCGCGGAGGAGGCCGCCCAGAAGAGAAAAGAGGAAGAGGAGCTCCTTACCCAGGTGATGACCAGGGTAAACGAGATCGAGAACGACATTCCTAGGATAAAGGTGAGTATAGACACCCTCAAAGCCCAGATTAACGAGCTCCGCGAGGAGATAGACCGCCTGGATAAGGTGATTAAGGACGTTATGGTGCTCTACGAGATAGTCTCCCAGCAGATCAACCCGTTTAAGGATGTTGATTCCGCTAATCCTCTCCTTGGCGAGATTCAGGAGTTGAGTGAGGAAATTGAGAGGTTGAAGGCCGAAATTGCTCAAATAAAGTCCGATCTGAGGCTCCTTGTGATCGATGGTATGGATCTTGATGACCTGATATACGAAGCCATGTCGGAGGGAGGGGCATGA